The genomic window GACCCGGTGTGCACTCACCTGTCCCATCATGCACCACGAAAAGAGGGCGGGGCTTGTAGCAGATAACAGATGACATCATGACTTCATGGCTACAGGTTATTAAAGTACATTAAAGTGAAAATCACAATCACACATCCCAGAGAAAAATGAGCAAAGATAACTATACACAAATAACTATACAGgatatacactgtaaaaatattaacaaatacaaaatatcaataaacAGTTTTAGGTTCTGCGGCTGCTttacatcctctggcactggaaacctgcagcgtgtggaaggcgagatggattcagtgcagtatcaggaaatcccaggagaaaacgtcatgccgtctgtgaggaagctgaagcttgggtgtcattggaccttccgacaggacaacgatcccaagcgtacctcaaattccaccaaggcttggttacagaagaagtcctggaagattctacagggccatcacagtcacctgacttgaaccccatagaagatctctggtgggatgtgaagaaggcagttgcagcacgcaaacccaagaatattactgaactggaggccagtgctcatgaggaacgggagaagattccccaggaacgctgcagaagctctgcGTCTCGTTTGCAgaaggtcataacagcaaaaggagctctactgagtactaaagatgctcgccatgaagggggtgaataattttgagactggagaaatcattataagttgcattttcagttcaatttgggaaaacacttgaagcgttcgttgtGTCGAACCATTTCAATCGctcttgtttgatttgttcatcgcaaacagctgaaagtctgaacattctgataataaacctgatttgcataCTATTtatataacttaatttatgtaataaaatcattttttactatttaaacaAAATTCTTTTGGAAATAATGTTTTAGCCATTTTAGAAACATTATCTATGCATTACAAAAGACAGTGCACAGAAAATCTGTGTTTGATTTAGATTATAATTAGAGACATTAAAACTACAAATTCTGCATTTTTCACAAATTTAAATGCTGCGTAGTTGATTTATTATATGGCAGTGACTGTGGAACATGCACGGTTCAAAACGCTTACACGCTCTTTTACAGAAACAGTTCCTTAtaggttctttggatagttaagtgctttttttgtgtgaaaaacacCTTTAAAAGAACCgttctgttgtagggttctgcaTTAAATCTTCAGAGACACAAGAGGGAGCTAAAGAGTTATGATTTAATAATCAATATAAACCGTCCTGATGGAAATAGAAAActaaaaccattttaaaaatggtatgTAACACCCTCatacccacatacacacattaatacacacactcgtacatacatacacacactcataccctcatacacaccctcacaccctcatacacaccctcacacactcatacacaccctcacaccctcatacacaccctcataccctcatacacacactcacaccttcatacacaccctcacacactcatacacaccctcacaccctcatacacaccctcacaccctcatacacaccctcacaccctcatacacaccctcacacactcatacagactctcatacacacacccacaccatcATACACACCCTCGTACACACCCTCATACACACCctcatacacaccctcacacccttATATACACCCTCATATACACCCTCATACCctcatacacaccctcacacccacATTCGCACCCTCATACACACCCTCATACCCACCctcatacacaccctcacacactcatacacaccctcatacacaccctcacacactcatacacaccctcatacacaccctcatacacaccctcacacactcatacacacactcacaccctcatacacaccctcacacactcatacacaccctcacacactcatacacaccctcataccctcatacacaccctcacacactcatacacaccctcataccctcatacacaccctcatacacaccctcacaccctcatacacaccctcacacactcatacacaccctcacacactcatacacaccctcataccctcatacacaccctcacaccctcatacacaccctcacaccctcatacacaccctcacaccctcatacacaccctcataccctcatacacacactcacaccctcatacacaccctcacacactcatacacaccctcacacactcatacacaccctcacacactcatacacaccctcacacactcatacacaccctcatacacaccctcatacacacactcacaccctcatacacaccctcacacactcatacacaccctcacacactcatacacaccctcatacacaccctcatacacacactcacaccctcatacacaccctcacacactcatacacaccctcacacactcatacacaccctcacacactcatacacaccctcataccctcatacacaccctcacacactcatacacaccctcataccctcatacacaccctcatacacaccctcacaccctcatacacaccctcacacactcatacacaccctcacacactcatacacaccctcataccctcatacacaccctcacaccctcatacacaccctcacaccctcatacacaccctcacaccctcatacacaccctcataccctcatacacacactcacaccctcatacacaccctcacacactcatacacaccctcacaccctcatacacaccctcacaccctcatacacaccctcacacactcatacacccatcCATATAAATCATCAACCCACATACACACCctgacacactcatacacacacattcacactcacacactcatatacaccaTGTGTTTAATCAGGTCAAATCACCCTCACACCCTCgtacacaccctcacacactcatacacacactcccacactcatACACGCACGTCAAATACTTGTGCATTATCTTACACACTCAtgcatacactcatacacaaacTCATACACACcttcatacactcatacacatgtAAGCAACCTCATATGCTCATGCACAAGCTCACACCACTCATATATTATTTCCTACACTCATACAGAACCTCTagtacaaacatgcacacattctTACATAACCTTGCAAACTTGGACATAAGCCCACACACTTGTACACAACCTCTTATTTGTGCACACAACCTTACTTGTTTGTACATAAACTCATGCACTTGTAAATTATCCCATACACTCGTTCATAACTTCACACACTTGTATATTATCTCATAGACTCATCCACAACCTCCTACGCTCATACTCAACCTCACAGTCATGTTCACACGACCTCTCGCTCTCACATACAAGTTCACACTCTTACATAACCTCACACACTTCTACACAACCTCAAATACTCATACACAAACCATCTGAAGAAGTCTAAAACCCTGGAAGATATGTGGTCTTAATGAATTATGCAGATGCTCATATAACAGAGGTGTGTCCTGTAGGTTAGGCTAAATATCGGCCTGTGCTGGGACACTGTGTTTAATCAGGTGGAAGTGTGTGGGCGAGAGTGTGATGCATCCCGAAACTTCACTGCTGTCTGGGAGAAAGTGGACATTGCCAAGATGGTGGAAAAAAGGGCAGAAAGAGGAAACAAGGAGGCGTTGATGCTAAtaatggtggtgtgtgtgtgtgtgtgtgtgtgtgtgtgtgtgtgtgtgtgtgtgtgcaggagttAGTGTGAATAAGGTGATCCACTTATACACCAGAACTGAATGCCCAAGAGGCACACAGTGCCTTATGAGactgtgataataataataataataataataataataataataataataataataaaagctgcaagcagcgtttaaaggggccaagcaccaaatgCACAGCAAGTGCAATGCAGAGCCTGAAGAAGACGAAGAGGAGAAATAGAATGtacatgaatgaatggatgaaagaTTCAGAACCACAGTTGAGAATAAGATGAACAGGAAAGGAACAGAACAGAGGCATTTATTTGCGTGCCAAGAAGTTGAAAGGTTACTGCAATGCTGAGCCACAAAAGAAAGGAACCGAAAGACAAAATGTTACACAAACTTTTAAGAACTTGCACCACatgggaatcaaacccaggaCCTTTAGAGTTAACTCTTACGGTTCATAGGGCTGTCATAGACTCCCATtggggaataataataataataataataataataataagaagaagaagaagaagaagactcaTACACAACCTCACATTGTGCATTCCATACTGCAGATCTGCTCtaataatatgatatgatataataaCTATAACAACAGCTTCTATCCTCTATCTGGTAGCACTATACAGCACTATGtgtccatttttaaatatttattattaatataaaatattttttatttatgtgttaaaTTTTTGCCTTTACTTTTTTGGGAAGCTCATTCTTCATTAAAGGGTCCTCTTCTTTCTCCTCCCAAAAAAGGGACCTGTAATTCACCCCATGGCATGTTTTGCACGCTGAATACCGCGGTATATTGTATAACCGAATATCACCACGTGCCTGTCCtgtacacacacgcgcgcgcgcgcgcgcacacacacacacaccagcgtGATGTTATTGGATCACCTTGAattcccctttctctctcttttagtctcctctctctctctctctctctctctctctctctctcgttttctctctttctatctacctctcctctcctctcctctcccttctcctctccctccctttctcctAATCTCTATTTAGGATGAACAGATGAAGCCCATCATGAGTCTCTCGCTCCCTAAAAGCGACTCCACCGCTTCTCTGCTCAGATCTTCCGCGGCAGACCGGAGATCGCGAGCCCCGGACGAGCCGCTCTGGAGCCCCGATAGCGACGCGAGCTCGCGCCGTCCGCTCTGCCACCCGGCGCTGCTGCTGCCGTCGCCGCCGGACCGAAAGCGCGCGGCGGGGAAGAGCCAGCCCAAACTGCGCGAGGATGCACCGGAGCGGACGGGCGCGAGCAGCGGCGGCGATGGtagcggtggtggtggtggtggtgacggtggagGAAAAGAGCGCAAGACATCCAGACACGCGCACcgacaccaccaccatcatcaccatcatcacaacAATCATcacaaccaccaccatcatcatcaccataaccGGTCCGCGCGGGACGACCTGCCTCACGAGCCACGCACGAAACACGCTCACGGTGCTCGCGCGCCCAACCGGACTCGGTCTTTTTCCGAGGGCTCGGAAGAGACGGCCTCCACTTCCTCTTCCACCTCGCTTCTGTTCTTCCAGTCCCCCCGGACGCACCGGCGGACATCCGGAGCCGGGGGACAAGCGCGCGACCCCGACATGGGCAGCTCGTGCTCACCGGTGCCCGCAGCCTCCACGAGCGCAGCATCTTCCGACTCAGATTTCAAACTGCGGCCTATTCTCAACTCCGTGTTCGGACAGGTGAGGAGCAGAGACGGTGCTGAGACACCTCCAGAGCTTAATTAACGACCTGCAGTATAGCATTAACACCTGGATTAGGTTATTAACATCTGGACTGGTTATATAATACCTACAGTAAAGAATTAACACCTGCAATATAGCATTAACATCTGGACTGTTTAAATAACAGCTGCAGTACAGAATGAACACCTACAGTGCTTAATTAACATCTGTAATATAGAATTAACACCTGGATTAGGTTATTAACACCTGAACGCCTACTGTAACACTTTGAAAgctgaattaacacttaaacTATAGAATGAACACCTACTGAGATTTATGG from Ictalurus furcatus strain D&B chromosome 5, Billie_1.0, whole genome shotgun sequence includes these protein-coding regions:
- the cabp1a gene encoding calcium-binding protein 1a, with product MKPIMSLSLPKSDSTASLLRSSAADRRSRAPDEPLWSPDSDASSRRPLCHPALLLPSPPDRKRAAGKSQPKLREDAPERTGASSGGDGSGGGGGGDGGGKERKTSRHAHRHHHHHHHHHNNHHNHHHHHHHNRSARDDLPHEPRTKHAHGARAPNRTRSFSEGSEETASTSSSTSLLFFQSPRTHRRTSGAGGQARDPDMGSSCSPVPAASTSAASSDSDFKLRPILNSVFGQDRELRPEEIEELREAFKEFDKDKDGFISCKDLGNCMRTMGYMPTEMELIELSQQFNMNLGGHVDFDDFVGLMGPKLLAETADMIGVKELRNAFREFDTNGDGEISTSELREAMRKLLGHQVGHRDLEDILKDIDLNGDGRVDFEEFVRMMSR